From Gammaproteobacteria bacterium, one genomic window encodes:
- the dapF gene encoding diaminopimelate epimerase, whose product MLQAFTKMQSAGNDFMVVIGRSLPAPSRQRIRALADRRRGVGFDQLLWVDEPGNGIDAVGYRVFNADGGEAGQCGNGALCIAALVADRRPAGGEFSLKSRGGEVRARFAGDDSVSCSLGRPEWNPERVPFVAGEQEPSYRIAVDGENWQIEVLSLGNPHAVIAVADAAEAPVAGLGASLSVHERFPRGCNVGFAETLGEQELKLRVYERGVGETPACGTGACAAAVAGIRQGRVRSPVKVEMPGGDLQVDWAGGDEPVWLTGRIDCVFEGRVEL is encoded by the coding sequence ATGCTCCAGGCCTTTACCAAGATGCAATCCGCCGGCAACGACTTCATGGTCGTGATCGGCCGGTCGCTGCCGGCGCCGTCACGGCAACGGATTCGCGCGCTGGCGGACCGCCGCCGGGGCGTGGGTTTCGATCAGCTACTGTGGGTGGACGAGCCCGGAAACGGCATCGATGCGGTCGGGTACCGGGTCTTCAATGCCGATGGCGGCGAGGCTGGCCAGTGCGGCAACGGAGCCTTGTGCATCGCCGCCCTGGTGGCCGATCGCCGGCCGGCCGGCGGTGAATTCTCCCTGAAGAGCCGTGGCGGGGAGGTCCGCGCAAGGTTCGCCGGGGATGATTCGGTCAGTTGCTCGCTTGGCCGACCCGAATGGAACCCCGAGCGGGTCCCGTTTGTCGCCGGCGAGCAAGAGCCGTCATACAGGATTGCGGTCGATGGAGAGAACTGGCAGATCGAAGTGCTTTCCCTGGGCAACCCGCACGCGGTCATTGCCGTCGCCGACGCCGCCGAAGCTCCGGTTGCGGGCCTGGGGGCCAGCCTTTCCGTGCATGAGCGATTTCCGCGCGGCTGCAATGTGGGCTTTGCCGAGACGCTGGGCGAGCAGGAACTGAAGCTGCGCGTGTACGAGCGCGGCGTGGGCGAGACTCCCGCCTGCGGCACGGGCGCCTGCGCGGCGGCGGTTGCAGGCATTCGTCAGGGCCGGGTCCGTTCTCCCGTCAAAGTGGAAATGCCCGGAGGCGATTTGCAGGTCGATTGGGCCGGTGGCGACGAACCGGTCTGGCTTACCGGGCGGATCGATTGCGTTTTCGAGGGCCGGGTGGAGTTATGA
- a CDS encoding DUF484 family protein: MSPPRKATRSSGLSPKSVAAYLRDNPDFFERHADLLLELSVPHDGGAGAVSLVERQIELLRQRNEEMRRTLDEYVANGRASDELAGKLNRLVTKLLACPDPDERLRALPGNLREIFSLDFVRLLLFDAASGDYADVPGLSATPREDLMTEGLSAVLKANAPRCGRFSSGQREFLFGADAGEVASVALAPLGHRGKLGLLALGSRDPDHYHRAKSTEFLGRVSAIVAAAVSPESS; this comes from the coding sequence ATGAGCCCGCCGCGCAAGGCAACCCGCAGCTCCGGCTTGAGTCCGAAGAGCGTGGCCGCTTATCTCAGGGACAATCCCGACTTTTTCGAGCGTCACGCCGACCTGCTGCTGGAGCTGAGCGTGCCGCACGACGGCGGCGCAGGGGCCGTGTCGCTGGTCGAGCGCCAGATCGAGTTGCTGCGCCAGCGCAACGAGGAAATGCGCCGCACGCTCGACGAGTATGTGGCCAACGGCCGCGCCAGCGATGAACTCGCCGGCAAGCTGAACCGGCTCGTAACCAAGCTGCTGGCCTGCCCCGACCCGGACGAAAGGTTGCGCGCTTTGCCGGGGAATCTGCGGGAGATTTTTTCGCTGGATTTCGTTCGCCTGTTGCTGTTCGACGCGGCGTCCGGCGACTATGCCGACGTACCGGGACTGTCGGCGACGCCGCGCGAAGACCTGATGACCGAGGGCCTGAGCGCGGTCCTGAAGGCCAACGCGCCGCGCTGCGGCCGATTCAGCTCCGGGCAGCGCGAATTCCTGTTCGGCGCGGACGCCGGCGAGGTGGCGTCGGTGGCGCTGGCCCCGCTGGGGCATCGCGGCAAGCTGGGACTGCTGGCCCTGGGCAGCCGCGACCCCGATCACTATCACCGCGCCAAGAGCACCGAGTTCCTGGGCCGCGTCAGCGCCATCGTGGCGGCGGCGGTATCGCCGGAAAGCTCCTGA
- the xerC gene encoding tyrosine recombinase XerC: MRAGAQRQVDAFLHHIRFERRLSEHTVSAYRRDLAALGEYCAERNLADWSGLSTGDLRRFAAGAHRRGLAPRTVQRRLAGARSFFNYLESEGAISCNPARGVKAPRPPRSLPQTLNLDQVTRLLDIPNGDTVACRDRAMLELIYSSGLRLAELAGLDLGGVDMREGLIRVTGKGRKTRILPVGRKAIDALKAWLRRRGELAADGENALFVGVRGRRISSSSVQSRLDYWARRAGLPGRVHPHMLRHSFATHLLESSGDLRAVQELLGHADISTTQVYTHLDFQHLSRVYDRAHPRARRKASTKS; this comes from the coding sequence ATGCGGGCCGGGGCGCAACGGCAGGTTGACGCGTTCCTGCACCACATACGATTCGAGCGGCGACTGTCGGAACACACGGTCAGCGCCTATCGCCGCGATCTCGCGGCGCTGGGCGAGTATTGCGCCGAGCGCAATCTCGCCGACTGGTCCGGACTGTCCACCGGCGATCTGCGCCGTTTCGCCGCGGGCGCCCACCGCCGCGGCCTGGCGCCGCGCACCGTGCAGCGCCGCCTGGCCGGAGCCCGCAGCTTCTTCAACTACCTGGAGAGCGAGGGCGCGATAAGCTGCAATCCGGCGCGCGGGGTCAAGGCCCCGCGGCCGCCACGCAGCCTTCCGCAAACCCTGAACCTCGACCAGGTGACGCGGCTTCTGGACATCCCGAATGGCGATACGGTTGCCTGCCGCGATCGCGCTATGCTGGAACTGATCTACTCCTCCGGATTGCGGCTGGCCGAACTGGCCGGCCTCGACCTGGGCGGCGTGGACATGCGCGAGGGCCTGATCCGGGTCACGGGCAAGGGCCGCAAGACCCGCATCCTGCCGGTGGGTCGCAAGGCGATCGATGCGCTGAAGGCCTGGCTGCGGCGCCGCGGCGAGTTGGCGGCGGACGGTGAGAACGCACTGTTCGTGGGCGTAAGGGGCCGGCGAATCAGTTCCAGCAGCGTCCAGTCGCGACTCGACTACTGGGCCCGGCGCGCGGGCCTGCCGGGGCGTGTTCACCCGCATATGCTTCGCCACAGTTTCGCCACGCACCTGCTGGAATCGTCCGGCGACCTTCGCGCGGTGCAGGAACTGCTGGGTCATGCCGACATATCGACGACGCAGGTTTACACCCACCTGGACTTCCAGCATCTGTCAAGGGTGTACGATCGCGCCCACCCCAGAGCCCGGCGCAAGGCGTCCACGAAATCATGA